Genomic window (Penaeus vannamei isolate JL-2024 chromosome 7, ASM4276789v1, whole genome shotgun sequence):
ATATCCCCCACAAACACACCACCAGTCCCCCATAGTATTTGTACCAACTTGTCTCTCCAAACCAATCACAGGAGAACCTTTTGATGATGCTCCTTCCTTGGTAAGCATGAAATAAGAATGTACATTACCCCACACAATATACTAACAGACTAAACTAAACTGatccctacccccaccaaccaataaatgaaaataaagctgacacctctccctccctatgaataaccctttatttttcattttcatttttatctaaacTACAGATCTTTTGCAGAATGTCACGTCCAGCAGAACCCAAGTTACCCCCTCCAAGGGAAGCAGAATATATGTTCGATGACTGGACAATAAAAGTGACAAAAAGCCATATTATGGGGTCTCAGTGCGAGGTTCAGGGTGGTTGTGATGAATCCCTGGAGCCTGAAAAACGATGTAATCTTTGCCggtaagaagaaatagaagatattTCAAGAAAGGCCATCCAAGAGTTGTATTTTAATTAGATGTTAAGAAATTTCTGAATAGGATTTGACAGAGCTAATTTATATAATTCTAGTAAGTAAGACATGATTTCAGATCTCATATCAGTGTTGCTAGAATGATTGAAATTTTAAAATGAAACAATTAGGCACTGTTTATTGGGTCATTCTTTCTCAGAACACCCAGATTTAGAAAAATTGGACTCTGCAGTCCAATATCAGTATTTTGGAGAAATATTGAATGTTTTTTTAGAAATGGCCTTCCATCCAGACTGGGATATGTTTCTTAGGTTTGCAAGTGTTAAAAAATGCAAAGTTTGGACCTCTATAAATATAATTACTGAATATCATTATTCTAACTTGTCAAATGAATTCCTTATGACTTTTTATATTTAGATAAATCTGTCTTAAATGGTAAGTGAACAAAGTTCTGCCTCATTTTCAagaaaggagcagaagaagaaaaagaaaaagaactcaAAGCTTATATCTCAGTAAATGAGCATAATTGAGAATATTAAAACAATTATTTGAAATCTAGTAAGTTGGTCTATAAGCCTGGTGAATATCAGGTATcttgataaataaaattaaaaagttaTAAAGGCATATTTTCTAAACGTTTGTGATCCTAAAAGACAGCTCAAGTCTGATTGGAAAGCCATATCTCAAAACTATTCATTATTTCTCATATTAATTTAGTTCTACGCAATGTGTGCACTTAAAGCAAATTCAAGACATGATGCTGACTACTCCTAAGTGGTGTGAACGAATGACTCAGTTGCCTTTTTATTTGAATATGTTCAGAATAGTTATATGCCATTAATCTGTGGCTTAACAAAAATCTTTTTTGCTAGAGCTGTGCCTTTTGCTCCACAGGTTATTAAATTTCTAGATCAGAAATGATTGTATTGTGTTATCTCTTTCCAGATATGAACATATTTTACGGCTTCCTTCCCTACCAGATATGGTCTTCGCAGACAATTCACTAAAAATCTCTCATAAGGGGGGAGGCAGCATTACGTTCAATGCTCTGGATGCCCTCAAGTGTGTAAACGTACATGAGGAAAACCTGCAGGTTGCACATGCTGAAGCATGGAAAGAGGCAAGGTGAGAATATACATGAAGGTAATTGttttatatagatggatagataattagatagatattagaataacacacacgcacacgcacacacacacacacacacacacacacacacacacacacacacacacacacacacacacacacacacacacacacacacacacacacacacacactcacactcacactcacactcacactcacactctcactctcactctcactctcactctcactctcactctcactctcactctctctctctctctctctctctctctctctctctctctctatctctatctctctctctctctctctctctctctctctctctctctctctctccctccctccctccctccctccctctctctccctctctctccctctccctctccctctccctctccctctccctctccctctccctctccctctccctctctctctctctctctctctctctctctctctctctctctctctctctctctctcttttatacacacactcttGTACACACActcttgtacacacacatttacacatactcttacacacacacacacacacacacacacacacacacacacacacatacacatacacacacacacacacacatatatatatagatagatagagagataggtagatacacaaacacacacacacacacacacacacacacacacacacacacacacacacacacacacacacacacacacacacacacacacacacacacacacacacacacacacacacacacacacacacacacacacatacacacacacacacacacacacacacacacacacacacacacacacacacacacacacacacacacacacatacacacacacatacacatacacatacacatacacatacacatacatacacacacatacacatacacatacacatacacatacacatacacacacacacacacacttactcctaGCAGTGTGAGACTATCAAGGTGGTGTGTAAATAGGCATGGTTGACGAAGATGTGAGGTGATGTAACCTACATTTTCTTTGTAAATGTCAGCAATATGTACCCTTCCCAATGCCCTCAGCGATGTTCAGCTATGCACATCACATGATTATATTGTAGGAATGAGAGAAGGCTTCTACTCAGTgctttaaggaaaagaaaaattgctGTGAACCATCGCTAATCCTCACACACTGCAGGAGTTCACAGACAATAGGGAGAGTGGTAGAGAAGGTACACAGGCTCCTAAGGTTGATTCTCACTCATCCTCTGTTAACtcattaattataatttttagaATTGGCTAATGGCCAGTATTGCAGGCTTATTAGCATGCATTGTTGGTTTCACCGTTTACCCGTTTGTTGAAAAATTCAAGCACAATATCAGGCACCTGATAGCTTGTAGCTGTATTTCAACAAATGTTTTGAAATATCAAAGTTTTCCCTTCACTTTAAGTGTTTGCATCTAATTGTACCTCCAAACATATTATGAATAAACATATCCTATTGGACATAATACCATTGGAGAATGATGGGCTCCGTCTGATAAGTCAATAACATTGGGTATGTCATTATGCAGTGCCACTCATGGCAACCATGGCAACTATGAACAATTAAAGAAAGAATATCCTTTGTTGCTTGGAAAGATACCATCCAGTGACAATATACTTACTCTCCTTTTTGTCCTGTAAGGATTATTATCGGTTTGCAGTGCTGCTTCCCATCTTTAAAGCCAAAAGTAGAAgcattctctcattcttattatatCATCATACGTAGTGCTAACAGTACTCAAGAATCAGTCTCAGTATAAGATAGAAGGGACACCCTCTTTGCCCATCATTTCACTTTTTTAGGCAGTGGAGATGGAGTTATTGCTTGATTAATGGTACAGATGTATATagaggatgaaaaaaaggaagctagatataaaaataaacagtaaTGAACACACAGAAACCTTATCCTATAACTCatgacaaaaaaaggaataaatacttCATGTTCTTTGAAAGAATTTTGCAGATAAGAATAACTTTCAGTGGTTCAGCTTCTtgtgaataggagagaaagaggaacaaagaaaaagagaaattaaaagaggaCATGGAAATAGAAACGGAAGGGAAGATACAAttgaaagtgagaggaaaagaggggaagaaagataaagaatgagaaggaggagaaaagtgtagagagaaagaattaacaattagagatggggaaaaaagacaaaacaaaacagaaaagagggtaagaggtaacagagagagagagaaaggaggggatgaagaaacagaaagaacagtGAAAAAAcattgaaggaaaggagggaaaaggaaacaaaggtagccataaagaaggaggaggaaacaaagGTAGccataaagaaggaggaggaaacaaaaatagataggtatgaaagagaagaggaaatggatatTGTTCTATGGTAACAGAGTGTGGTATAATCTAGAAATTAAAATCAGAAGGGGTTTCTCATTTTCAGTCTATGTATCATCCCCCctacactattattatttatgatatccAGATATTGTTCTGGATTTTTTAAAATTGTGTGTTTGCCCAAAGTTCTTTAAGGGGAATTCTTTAAAATTTGCAGGTCAAACTGTGAGTTTGCCCAGAAGGTTGTAAAACCTTATGACTGGACATACACCACTGACTTCAGGGGAGCTTTAGACGGCAATTTATTGGCTGAGAAATCTTCTGAACGAATTGACCTGGATAAATTACGAGTTCGAGAAGAGATTAAATTCTACGATGAAGTTTTTCTCTATGAGGATGAATTAGATGACAATGGAAGCACTCGATGTGTTGTGAAAGTGgtaagtgtgatatatatatatatcttttatatattgctGCACATAAACAATTCATTTCACCTGTAATCAAATGTTACTCTGTATTCTTCAGGTTATAAAAGAATccctttaaaaataattttagtaatataaatttatatattatatatatatatatatatatatatatatatatatatatatacatatatatatatatatacatatatatatatatacatatatatacatatatatatatacatatatatacatatatatacatatatatatatatatacatatatatatatatatatatatatatatatatattatatatatatatatatattatatatatatatattatatatatatatattatatatatatatatatatatatatatatatatatatatatatatatatatatatatatatatatatatatatatatatatatatatatatatatatatatatatatatatatatatgtatatatatgtatatatatatatatatatatatatatgtatatatatatatgtatatatatgtatatatatatgtatatatatatatgtatatatatatatgtatatacatatatatatatatatatatatatatatatatatatatatatatatatatatatatatatatatatatatatatatatatatatatatatatatatatatatatatatatatatatatatatatatatatatatatatatatatatatatgtatatatatatatatatatatatatatatatttttatatatatatatatatatatatatatatatatatatatatatatatatatatatatatatattatatatatatatcatatatatatatttttttctttttttttctgtatatatattatattatatatatatatatatacatatatatatatatatatatatatatatatatatatatatatatatacacatttatatatatatatatacacatttatatatatatatatatatacacatttatatatatatatatatatatatatatatatatatatatatatatatatatatatatatatatatatatatatatatatatatatataaaaatatatatatatatatatatatatatatatatacatatatacacatttatatatatatatttttttttttttttttttttttttttatgtatatacatatatatatatttatatatatatatatatatatatatatatatatatatatatatatatatatatatatatatatatatatatatatatatatatatatatatatatatatatatatatatatatatatatatatatatatatattatatatatatatatatatatattatatatatatatatatatatatatatatatatatatatatatatatatatatatatatatatatatatatatatatatatatatatatatatatatatatatatatatatatatatatatatatat
Coding sequences:
- the LOC113809068 gene encoding TIP41-like protein, whose translation is MSRPAEPKLPPPREAEYMFDDWTIKVTKSHIMGSQCEVQGGCDESLEPEKRCNLCRYEHILRLPSLPDMVFADNSLKISHKGGGSITFNALDALKCVNVHEENLQVAHAEAWKEARSNCEFAQKVVKPYDWTYTTDFRGALDGNLLAEKSSERIDLDKLRVREEIKFYDEVFLYEDELDDNGSTRCVVKVRVMPSGFFVVFRHYLRVDQVIVRVNDTRLYSPKGASYILRETSSREAPISKLRVDASVYKDADVVWQHLPLVTETVDKLVVV